Proteins encoded within one genomic window of Anopheles gambiae chromosome 3, idAnoGambNW_F1_1, whole genome shotgun sequence:
- the LOC1271214 gene encoding probable helicase with zinc finger domain: protein MTEAQANEYLRHRLWQKAKDIYDSIVGASGSDQPASGRRHSKEQVIACLYGRTECCLELRQYDQVTQDCHRLLKLLALAENAAGSNGTSGGPNSNGAAAGPSSSSTESPSPTPSSSSTGSSSSSKGGGTGASKTTAAAAATNGTSSAGALAAGGTGSTESKVRKRLIHSLFKQRKFAEADVILQEWATGQGANQDIGRYLDRLRALLQQASASGGAPDGGENHPPSGEAVAPATGSSSSSTGSSQSSLNDEYEQIETKLEKLILNNLPPDRYTKQLGRIESQLRMGNGDAAGEPVSAEADEASHQQRAAGPGQKRVGDEKRREAVDAPAGAKPTGKAATHSSSSGSSSSSSSNSSSSSSNSDSKASDSNGNLFNEANSDKGERKGAAGNDRGSAPGGGGGGTGRSVESGSGGGRGIGPASSGPGKLHNSHPMDRHGKPGGHGYGQEKQLGGKGTLPMDKLNSITCVYCTLSFADRSELRAHCQTESHQNIIMSDEGRDWKWRPPPRGFVAESYTLCEKYQDNQNCHYGNQCVEAHGVDELNEWKERFEYRKKKLQRARDKELYGKSYTEQLLERWVQAPSPEKVMREKVEGVEDSCSHDLVTTISSKVSKREWSFVLKTKRYLKAVALLQDAHRNHFVLKQVCPGEPRGTPGSGPSGGGVGGKKSMSGGGKGGGPSSEADLNSEQEWMAPATPGLDKGEAAPAVLEHRIKVGFSTEIYGTFRQTVVFDFGREPVLVKHICVDVVPVTEVDKIQEIKKDIVMSTAERWDETNSEICEFTTAPIPHMHTPAYTADAEREKDLLLRYPLPKASTFVLTQSTITEKRLTRNNYRNRIHELLYVEEIARYEQIARYNLTTRLSIVTNYLLTPSGMATSTAKYSHSGELFALMKLGKDVSEDTSAGRLILNNCQAVYIAAARETTPAGERRKVYEAVIEDKGKNMIYLKVSAKAVTGLGLKPDTEFLADIQFQPNRLTYCEWHQAIDKIADFRIIFPEIFLEPSIPWTPQRQWDASLDPKLNSKQKEAVVAITTPVSVPLPPILLIGPFGTGKTYTLAQAIKQLLLQDGTKILICTHSNSAADLYIKDYLHPWVEEGMTEARPLRVYYHKRWVATVNSIVQKYCLVDLNINMRNFRRPTVKDILKHRIVVVTLNISMELASLDLPKGHFTHIFLDEAAQAMECEAIMPLALAGERTRIVLAGDHMQMSPELFSNFAKERKLHVSLLERLYDHYPNDFPCKILLCENYRAHDAIIRFTSELFYEQKLIASGKQPRHEKFYPLTFFTTRGEDVQDKNSTAFYNNSEVYEVVERVCELRKKWPSAWGKINDQSIGIMTPYADQVFRIRSELRKRRMGGISVERVANVQGKQFRAIFLSTVRTRRTCNANASEGAGTSSEEVDYGFLSNSKLLNTAITRAQSLVAVVGDPVALCSIGRCRKVWERFIEICYQNKSLFGITWSLLRSQLDGVELKKTYVLNPLAPEFVPRALQGEAYLRDQAANLGGALTLSAGGPFHPHGGAGHHGGPPVGVPHLSGHHGPSHQQQQHQQQQQQQQHQQPQSHPQQAQGPGGVHAAHHLHHLQAHHHAAAPQQSGGAGSSFHHGTVGGGAGGASFPLGGVAAGGTGAGGIAGIQNAAAAAALMRNQLAITPFIGPTSAVQGPGAAQSAMLQQHLQSQQPSQQQPPVQQQQQPGQQQFPYQNQLYFYQQQQQQQQQQQQSSQQQQSLRAGGPTLVPPHPAALGGPPIPPNMAPPPPNQSVPNLWGATGAGGAFPMVSSPGGRNTPPGWRLAQKNVPPSIRPQLTAVAAAAAAAAAAVASGQTVAHPLGLGLPNRPGPPPLIAPPMRSPTIAGGQAPPPLGPLPYFQQQQQPNKGPAGVVAAAAALMQTQAQQQQQAGGGAFGAGLYHQAPHLAGGPLQQGPVVAQPNHHIRPMLAGGPISPSGFQQQQQQPPQAIPNSQSQGHYAQTGDLYMTSIQSELMAISNRMPHMVVAAAAAAAGQKLGTGGGGGAGGAPGGAGAPMGRGADQFAMDKTSDFHFLQNVHFPELRNTAANHQQQLGGPHLPSVSTSAHLLQQQHQQQQVANTMLGSVTQQQQQQHGGSGHVPADFNHLLPAGMSFIDMALQTKEFQYYWFTKLMESKGLEAANKFTDILRQVPTAVASSMKSQQSGGLASGQQQQQQQQAGMKMPGLGSAGSGPLSSQADLFLDNMLNPMRSDPLLLGGAAGGVGTAGSLVHGNVLVNGVTGPGSNASNASNANNNNSNNNNNNSNHPGAAGAKGGILESDDLFASLSSSLAPEIPSLVGGPSSQQSQQQQSVPLYRRQAGQNYQSGGSGAGSAGGGSNSSAGGGGGGGGTVGTGSSSSHSIELSTPDLLDSVQLHQQQQQQQQQQHFGMQQTLLDMLEPKMAPQGYLFGAANGGGNQFTGNSMLDQQHQHQQNGGCFPGNAGYSSIQNIAAGLLQQQQQMQHQQHGLGGRGDYMPHLTSHAGSQMQTGGLIQSQSHLHDDHMLAQRQPGGGGAGPGGMPPSSSAAHATYASVLSQGQQQQQQQQQQQQQHQQQQQHHQQHHQHHHGNNGNQHQVQHQHHHYGAQPQQQQQHGHANAMDGLKQLGKIELSDGGALLDASANNGNNGAVGNDPFAPLRNLGGKSNGLYNYFL, encoded by the exons ATGACCGAGGCGCAAGCCAACGAGTATCTCCGGCATCGACTGTGGCAGAAGGCAAAAG acATCTACGACAGCATCGTTGGAGCGTCCGGGAGCGACCAGCCAGCGTCCGGTCGGCGACACTCGAAGGAGCAGGTGATCGCGTGTCTGTACGGCCGCACAGAATGCTGCCTGGAGCTGCGGCAGTACGATCAGGTGACGCAGGACTGCCACcggctgctgaagctgctcgCGCTGGCCGAGAACGCGGCCGGAAGCAACGGCACCAGCGGCGGCCCGAACAGTAACGGAGCGGCCGCCGGCCCATCCTCATCATCCACCGAATCTCCCAGCCCGACGCCGTCCTCCTCGTCGACCGggtcctcctcgtcgtcgaaGGGTGGTGGTACGGGCGCGAGCAaaaccaccgccgccgccgctgccaccaATGGAACGTCCAGCGCGGGTGCACTTGCCGCCGGCGGTACCGGCAGCACCGAGTCGAAGGTGCGCAAGCGGCTCATACACTCCCTGTTCAAGCAGCGCAAGTTTGCCGAAGCGGACGTGATCCTGCAGGAGTGGGCGACGGGCCAGGGCGCCAACCAGGACATCGGGCGGTATCTGGATCGGCTGCGGGCGCTGCTACAGCAGGCCTCCGCGTCGGGCGGCGCTCCGGACGGTGGCGAAAACCATCCACCGAGCGGCGAAGCGGTGGCCCCGGCGACCGGCTCCTCCAGCTCGTCGACCGGTTCCTCCCAGTCGTCGCTAAACGACGAGTACGAGCAGATCGAGACGAAGCTGGAAAAGCTCATCCTCAACAATCTGCCCCCGGATCGGTACACGAAGCAGCTGGGCAGGATCGAGAGCCAGCTGCGGATGGGAAACGGGGACGCGGCCGGCGAACCAGTGTCGGCGGAGGCGGACGAAGCGAGCCACCAGCAGCGTGCGGCTGGGCCGGGTCAGAAGAGAGTGGGCGATGAGAAGCGCAGGGAGGCGGTGGACGCGCCGGCAGGGGCAAAACCGACGGGAAAAGCCgcaacacacagcagcagcagtggcagtagcagtagtagtagcagcaacagcagcagcagcagcagcaacagtgatAGTAAAGCTAGTGATAGTAACGGTAATTTATTCAATGAAGCAAACAGTGATAAGGGCGAGAGAAAGGGTGCAGCCGGCAACGATCGAGGATCGGcgccgggtggtggtggtggcggtactGGTCGCTCGGTGGAGTcgggcagtggtggtggccgTGGTATCGGCCCAGCGTCGAGCGGCCCCGGGAAGCTGCACAACAGCCACCCGATGGACAGGCACGGCAAGCCGGGTGGCCATGGGTACGGGCAGGAGAAGCAGCTCGGAGGCAAGGGTACGCTGCCGATGGACAAACTGAACAGTATTACCTGTGTCTACTGCACGCTTTCGTTTGCCGACCGGTCGGAGCTGCGGGCGCACTGCCAAACCGAGAGCCACCAGAACATCATCATGTCGGATGAGG GTCGCGACTGGAAATGGCGCCCGCCGCCCCGCGGCTTCGTGGCGGAATCGTACACGCTGTGCGAGAAGTACCAGGATAATCAAAACTGTCACTACGGCAACCAGTGCGTGGAGGCGCACGGGGTCGACGAGCTGAACGAGTGGAAGGAGCGGTTCGAGTACCGGAAGAAGAAGCTGCAGCGGGCGCGGGACAAGGAGCTGTACGGCAAGAGCTACACCGAGCAGCTGCTCGAGCGGTGGGTGCAGGCGCCCAGCCCCGAGAAGGTGATGCGCGAAAAGGTGGAGGGGGTGGAGGACAGCTGCTCGCACGATCTCGTCACGACGATCTCGTCCAAGGTGAGCAAGCGCGAGTGGTCGTTCGTGCTCAAGACGAAGCGCTACCTGAAGGCGGTCGCGCTGCTGCAGGACGCCCACCGCAATCACTTCGTGCTGAAGCAGGTGTGCCCGGGCGAGCCGCGCGGCACACCTGGCAGTGGCCCTAGCGGGGGTGGTGTCGGCGGCAAGAAGAGCATGTCGGGCGGTGGGAAGGGAGGTGGCCCATCGTCCGAGGCAGACCTCAACTCGGAGCAGGAATGGATGGCACCGGCGACACCGGGGTTGGACAAGGGCGAGGCGGCACCGGCCGTGCTCGAGCATCGGATCAAGGTGGGCTTCAGCACGGAGATTTACGGCACGTTCCGGCAGACGGTGGTGTTCGATTTCGGGCGCGAACCGGTGCTGGTGAAGCACATCTGCGTGGACGTGGTGCCGGTGACGGAGGTGGACAAGATACAGGAGATCAAGAAGGACATCGTGATGTCGACGGCGGAGCGGTGGGACGAGACGAACTCGGAGATCTGCGAGTTTACGACGGCGCCGATCCCGCACATGCACACGCCCGCCTACACGGCGGACGCGGAGCGGGAGAAGGATCTGCTGCTGCGTTACCCGCTGCCGAAAGCGTCCACGTTCGTGCTGACGCAGTCCACCATCACGGAGAAGCGGCTGACGCGCAACAACTACCGCAACCGTATCCATGAGCTGCTGTACGTGGAGGAGATCGCCCGGTACGAGCAGATCGCCCGCTACAACCTCACGACGCGGCTGTCGATCGTGACGAACTACCTGCTGACGCCGAGCGGCATGGCAACCAGCACGGCCAAGTACTCGCACTCGGGCGAGCTGTTCGCGCTGATGAAGCTCGGCAAGGACGTGTCGGAGGACACGTCGGCCGGCCGGCTCATACTGAACAACTGCCAGGCGGTGTACATAGCGGCGGCACGCGAAACCACCCCGGCGGGCGAGCGGCGCAAAGTGTACGAGGCGGTCATCGAGGATAAGGGCAAGAACATGATCTACCTGAAGGTGTCGGCGAAGGCGGTGACGGGGCTGGGGCTGAAGCCGGACACCGAGTTCCTCGCCGACATACAGTTCCAGCCGAACCGGCTGACGTACTGCGAGTGGCACCAGGCGATCGACAAGATAGCGGACTTTCGCATCATCTTTCCCGAGATCTTTCTCGAGCCGAGCATCCCGTGGACGCCGCAGCGCCAGTGGGACGCCTCGCTCGATCCGAAGCTGAACTCGAAGCAGAAGGAGGCGGTGGTGGCGATCACGACGCCGGTCAGCGTGCCGCTGCCCCCGATACTGCTGATCGGGCCGTTCGGCACCGGCAAGACGTACACGCTGGCCCAGGCGAtcaagcagctgctgctgcaggacggCACCAAGATACTGATCTGCACGCACTCGAACTCGGCCGCCGACCTGTACATCAAGGACTATCTGCACCCGTGGGTGGAGGAGGGCATGACGGAGGCGCGCCCGCTGCGCGTCTACTACCACAAGCGCTGGGTCGCGACGGTCAACAGTATTGTACAGAAG TACTGCCTGGTGGATTTGAACATCAACATGCGCAACTTTCGCCGCCCGACCGTGAAGGACATCCTGAAGCACCGGATCGTGGTGGTGACGCTGAACATCTCGATGGAGCTGGCGTCGCTCGACCTGCCGAAGGGCCACTTCACGCACATCTTCCTGGACGAGGCGGCCCAGGCGATGGAGTGCGAGGCGATCATGCCGCTCGCGCTTGCCGGCGAGCGGACGCGCATCGTGCTGGCCGGCGACCACATGCAGATGTCGCCGGAGCTGTTCTCCAACTTTGCGAAGGAGCGCAAGCTGCACGTGTCGCTGCTCGAGCGGCTGTACGACCACTACCCGAACGACTTCCCGTGCAAGATACTGCTGTGCGAGAACTACCGGGCGCACGACGCAATCATCCGCTTCACGTCCGAGCTGTTCTACGAGCAGAAGCTGATCGCGTCCGGCAAGCAGCCGCGCCACGAGAAGTTCTACCCGCTCACGTTCTTCACGACGCGCGGCGAGGACGTGCAGGACAAAAACTCGACCGCCTTCTACAACAACTCGGAGGTGTACGAGGTGGTCGAGCGGGTGTGCGAGCTGCGCAAGAAGTGGCCGAGCGCGTGGGGCAAAATCAACGACCAGAGCATCGGCATCATGACGCCGTACGCGGACCAGGTGTTCCGCATCCGGTCGGAGCTGCGCAAGCGGCGCATGGGCGGCATCAGCGTCGAGCGGGTCGCGAACGTTCAGGGCAAGCAGTTCCGGGCGATCTTCCTGTCGACGGTGCGCACCAGGCGCACGTGCAACGCGAACGCGAGCGAGGGCGCGGGCACGAGCAGCGAGGAGGTGGACTACGGCTTCCTGAGCAACTCGAAGCTGCTCAATACGGCGATCACGCGGGCCCAAAGCCTGGTGGCGGTCGTCGGCGACCCGGTGGCGCTCTGCTCGATCGGCCGCTGCCGGAAGGTGTGGGAGCGCTTCATCGAGATCTGCTACCAGAACAAGAGCCTGTTCGGCATCACCTGGTCGCTGCTGCGCTCGCAGCTGGACGGCGTGGAGCTGAAGAAGACGTACGTGCTGAATCCGCTGGCGCCCGAGTTTGTGCCGCGGGCGCTGCAGGGCGAGGCGTACCTGCGCGACCAGGCCGCGAACCTGGGCGGAGCGTTGACGCTGTCGGCCGGCGGTCCGTTCCATCCGCATGGCGGGGCAGGACATCACGGAGGACCGCCGGTCGGTGTGCCGCACCTTTCGGGTCACCATGGACCatcgcatcagcagcagcaacatcagcaacagcagcagcaacaacaacaccagcagcccCAATCGCACCCACAGCAAGCGCAAGGCCCGGGCGGCGTACACGCGGCCCATCATTTGCATCACCTGCAGGCGCATCATCACGCCGCCGCACCGCAACAGTCCGGTGGCGCGGGCTCGTCCTTCCATCACGGCACGGTCGGTGGTGGGGCGGGCGGTGCAAGCTTCCCGCTGGGCGGCGTTGCCGCTGGCGGGACCGGTGCCGGTGGGATCGCGGGCATACAGAATGCGGCGGCCGCTGCCGCGCTGATGCGCAATCAGCTGGCCATCACGCCCTTCATCGGTCCGACCAGCGCCGTCCAGGGGCCAGGGGCAGCGCAATCGGcgatgctgcagcagcacctgcAATCGCAGCAACCTTCGCAACAGCAACCAccggtacagcagcagcagcagcccggccAGCAACAGTTCCCGTACCAGAACCAGCTCTACTTctaccaacagcagcagcagcagcagcaacagcagcaacagtcgtcccagcagcagcagtcgctcCGTGCCGGTGGCCCAACCCTAGTCCCACCGCACCCGGCAGCCCTGGGCGGTCCACCGATACCACCGAACATGGCCCCACCGCCGCCCAACCAGAGCGTGCCGAACCTGTGGGGCGCTACCGGGGCGGGCGGCGCCTTCCCCATGGTGTCGTCGCCCGGGGGCCGCAACACGCCGCCCGGCTGGCGGCTGGCGCAAAAGAACGTTCCACCCTCGATAAGGCCCCAGCTGACGGCGgtagcggcggcagcagcggctgcCGCCGCAGCCGTCGCCTCCGGCCAAACCGTCGCCCATCCGCTCGGGCTGGGTCTGCCGAATCGTCCCGGGCCGCCGCCCCTGATAGCGCCACCGATGCGCAGCCCAACGATTGCGGGCGGGcaggcaccaccaccgctcggGCCACTGCCCTactttcagcagcagcaacagcccaACAAAGGCCCGGCCGGTGTGGTGGCAGCGGCGGCCGCCCTTATGCAAACGcaggcccagcagcagcagcaagccgGGGGCGGCGCTTTCGGCGCCGGGCTTTATCATCAGGCACCGCATCTCGCCGGGGGTCCGCTACAGCAAGGACCGGTAGTGGCCCAGCCGAACCATCACATTCGTCCGATGCTGGCGGGAGGGCCAATCAGCCCGAGCGgctttcagcagcagcagcagcagccgcctcAGGCCATTCCCAACTCCCAGTCTCAGGGACACTACGCGCAAACCGGCGACCTGTACATGACGAGCATCCAGAGCGAGCTGATGGCCATCTCGAACCGAATGCCGCATATGGTGGTAGCGGCGGCTGCAGCCGCCGCCGGCCAGAAGCTTGgtacgggtggtggtggtggtgcgggagGTGCACCAGGAGGAGCCGGTGCACCGATGGGCCGTGGCGCCGACCAGTTCGCCATGGACAAGACGTCGGACTTCCATTTTCTCCAGAACGTGCACTTCCCGGAGCTGCGAAACACGGCCGCCaaccatcaacagcagctggGCGGTCCGCATCTCCCCTCCGTCTCCACGTCAGCGCATttactgcagcagcaacatcagcagcaacaggtgGCTAACACCATGCTTGGATCGgtcacacagcagcagcagcagcagcacggtggcTCCGGTCACGTGCCTGCCGATTTTAACCATCTGCTGCCGGCCGGCATGAGCTTCATCGATATGGCGCTGCAGACGAAAGAGTTCCAGTACTACTGGTTTACCAAGCTGATGGAGTCGAAGGGGCTCGAGGCGGCCAACAAGTTCACCGACATCCTGCGCCAGGTGCCGACCGCCGTCGCGAGCTCGATGAAATCGCAACAGTCCGGCGGGCTGGCATccggtcagcagcagcagcagcagcagcaggcaggtATGAAAATGCCCGGGCTTGGCAGTGCCGGCAGTGGACCACTTTCTTCGCAGGCGGACCTGTTTCTCGACAACATGCTGAATCCGATGCGCTCCGATCCGCTGCTGCTCGGCGGTGCTGCCGGCGGTGTCGGTACTGCCGGCTCGCTAGTGCACGGCAACGTGCTGGTGAACGGAGTGACCGGTCCGGGATCGAACGCATCGAATGCATCCaacgccaacaacaacaacagtaataataacaacaacaacagcaaccatcCGGGAGCGGCGGGTGCGAAGGGTGGCATTCTCGAATCGGACGATCTGTTCGCTAGCCTGTCCTCTTCGCTAGCGCCCGAAATTCCGTCCCTGGTTGGTGGACCGTCGAGCCAGCAgagccagcagcaacagtcggTACCGCTGTACCGACGCCAGGCAGGCCAGAACTATCAGTCGGGCGGTAGCGGTGCTGGATCAGCCGGTGGAGGAAGCAACAGCAgtgcaggtggtggtggtggtggtggtggtaccgtCGGAACCGGTTCCTCCTCCTCGCACTCGATCGAGCTGTCCACGCCGGATCTGCTCGACTCGGTGCAGctgcatcagcaacagcagcagcagcagcagcaacagcacttTGGCATGCAGCAAACGCTGCTCGACATGCTGGAGCCGAAAATGGCACCGCAAGGCTACCTGTTCGGGGCAGCGAACGGCGGAGGGAACCAGTTTACCGGCAATTCGATGCTggatcagcagcaccagcaccagcagaaTGGAGGCTGCTTCCCGGGCAATGCCGGCTACAGCTCGATCCAAAACATTGCCGCCGGgttgttgcagcagcagcagcagatgcaacatcagcagcacggACTGGGCGGCAGGGGCGACTACATGCCGCACCTGACGTCGCACGCCGGCTCGCAGATGCAGACCGGTGGATTGATACAGTCGCAGTCCCATCTGCACGATGACCACATGCTGGCGCAGCGTCAGCCGGGTGGTGGGGGGGCCGGTCCGGGTGGAATGCCACcgtcgtcctcagccgcccaTGCAACGTACGCTAGTGTATTGAGCCAggggcaacaacagcagcagcagcagcaacagcaacagcagcagcaccagcagcaacagcagcatcatcagcagcaccatcagcaccatcaCGGTAACAATGGTAATCAGCACCAGgtgcagcatcagcatcatcactATGGTgcgcagccacagcagcaacagcagcacggtCACGCGAATGCGATGGATGGGCTTAAGCAGCTGGGCAAGATTGAGCTTTCGGATGGTGGGGCGCTGCTCGATGCCAGTGCCAACAATGGCAACAACGGTGCCGTCGGCAACGATCCGTTCGCTCCGCTGCGCAATCTCGGCGGCAAGAGCAATGGGTTGtacaattattttctttaa